Proteins encoded by one window of Gouania willdenowi chromosome 4, fGouWil2.1, whole genome shotgun sequence:
- the ptger3 gene encoding prostaglandin E2 receptor EP3 subtype — translation MGIVNARKLSLSEEMTSDFCDFTEHPQSTFGEMLGSNVSKTLRERNGTSMSSSCGSVSVGFPITMMVTGMVGNSLALTLVYISYRKKENKRKKSFLLCIGSLALTDLCGQLSTSPIVISVYRADLRWERIDPSGNLCAFFGVCMTTCGLCALFLASAMAIERAMAITNPHWYSNNMKTSVTKQSLAVIWCLVLVFAMLPIAGVGKYTRQWPGTWCFISTGDTGVPGNMFFSITFAALGIFSLLVTLSCNVVAIRGLILRCKTKSGTSQSSKQWERLTTETVIQLLGIMCVLLVCWSPLLVLMLRMISAQVSSHECNPATTVTSTNVSGREGELDCKFFLTAIRLASLNQILDPWVYLLLREILLRKVCIVANAVSNCSIEDPKENQVVLDALNKESQVCKNLCKSPST, via the exons ATGGGGATCGTCAACGCACGTAAACTCTCCCTCTCTGAAGAAATGACCTCAGACTTCTGTGACTTCACTGAGCACCCACAGTCCACCTTTGGAGAGATGCTGGGCTCCAACGTCTCCAAGACGCTGCGTGAACGCAATGGCACCAGTATGTCATCCAGCTGTGGATCTGTATCAGTGGGATTTCCGATTACCATGATGGTAACTGGGATGGTCGGGAACTCTCTGGCTCTTACTCTGGTGTATATTTCTTACCGGAAGAAGGAGAATAAAAGGAAGAAATCCTTCCTGCTGTGCATTGGATCTCTGGCACTGACGGACCTGTGCGGACAGCTTTCAACCAGTCCCATTGTTATATCCGTTTACCGAGCAGACCTCAGATGGGAGCGCATCGACCCATCGGGGAACCTGTGCGCTTTCTTTGGAGTGTGTATGACAACTTGTGGCCTGTGCGCGCTCTTCCTGGCCAGTGCCATGGCTATTGAACGGGCCATGGCCATCACTAACCCACACTGGTACTCCAATAACATGAAGACAAGCGTGACAAAGCAAAGTTTAGCTGTCATTTGGTGTCTTGTGTTGGTGTTTGCGATGCTGCCTATTGCCGGTGTGGGGAAATACACGCGTCAGTGGCCGGGGACCTGGTGCTTCATCAGCACCGGGGACACGGGCGTCCCGGGGAACATGTTCTTCTCCATCACTTTCGCTGCACTTGGGATCTTCTCGCTACTTGTGACGCTTTCCTGCAACGTGGTGGCAATCCGGGGTCTGATATTGAGGTGCAAAACAAAGTCTGGCACGTCCCAGTCCTCCAAGCAGTGGGAACGGCTCACTACGGAGACCGTGATCCAGCTGTTGGGAATCATGTGCGTACTGCTGGTCTGCTGGTCTCCTCTGCTG GTGCTGATGCTGAGGATGATCTCCGCCCAGGTATCGTCCCACGAATGTAATCCAGCGACAACAGTGACCTCCACTAACGTCAGCGGTCGGGAAGGCGAGCTGGACTGCAAATTCTTTCTGACAGCCATACGTTTGGCATCCCTCAATCAGATTTTAGACCCGTGGGTTTACCTTCTCCTCAGGGAGATTCTCCTGCGTAAGGTGTGCATCGTGGCTAACGCCGTGTCCAACTGCTCCATAGAGGATCCAAAAGAGAACCAGGTGGTGCTTGATGCCCTCAATAAGGAGAGCCAAGTTTGTAAAAACCTTTGTAAATCACCAAGTACCTGA